A single window of Desulfovibrio sp. G11 DNA harbors:
- a CDS encoding pyridoxamine 5'-phosphate oxidase family protein, with the protein MKKYPLAEEEIHVLLDTEPVGRLASMGGDGFPYITPVHFVFFQGQIFIHGLAVGEKLTNIKKDSRVGFEVEKMLGLVHDDKLPCDTNTTYESVIIRGRAALVEDSALKLAVLDAFVAKYAPHHTGRVYPESMLKMTGVIAIDVQSCTGKYYPA; encoded by the coding sequence ATGAAAAAATATCCATTGGCTGAAGAGGAAATACACGTTCTGCTGGACACGGAACCTGTAGGCAGACTGGCCAGTATGGGGGGGGATGGCTTTCCATACATCACGCCCGTGCATTTTGTTTTTTTTCAGGGGCAGATATTTATTCACGGTTTGGCCGTGGGAGAAAAGCTGACCAACATAAAAAAGGATTCCCGTGTGGGCTTTGAGGTGGAGAAAATGCTCGGGCTTGTGCATGATGACAAACTGCCCTGTGACACCAATACCACGTATGAAAGCGTCATAATAAGAGGCAGGGCGGCCCTAGTTGAAGACTCTGCGCTGAAGCTCGCTGTTCTAGATGCTTTTGTGGCCAAATATGCGCCGCATCATACCGGCAGGGTATATCCCGAATCCATGCTCAAGATGACGGGCGTTATTGCCATTGACGTGCAGTCCTGTACGGGAAAATATTATCCCGCGTAA